The window TGAACGGCGGCAGGAAGGTCGTCGGGAAGAACGGCACGGCCGCCGCGGCCACCAGCACGGCCGCACCTGCAGCGGCCATGGCGGCCTTGGGCCGGTCCAGCACGCCCTGCAGGCTGCCGCGGTAGTGCGCCTTCAGCCAGGCCAGCACCTTGGTGTCGCCATGGTCCAGGTTCTTCATGCGCGGCAGCAGGTAGAAGCTGAGCACGGGCGTCACCGTCACCGACACGATCAGCGAGGCCAGCGTCGAGACGATGAAGGCGATGCCCAACGGCACGAACAGCTTGCCTTCCAGGCCCGGCAGCGCAAACAGCGGGATGAAGACGAGCACGATGATGACCGTGGCGTACAGGATGGCCGAACGCACTTCCATCGTTGCGCGCGCCACGATCTCGATCGGGTGCAGCCGGTGGTCCGGATGGTTCGCCCGGTCGGACTTCAAGCGCCGCAGCACGTTCTCGACGCCCACCACCGCGTCATCGACCAGGCCGCCGATGGCGATGGCCAGGCCGCCCAGCGTCATCGTGTTGATCGACAGCCCGAAATACTTGAAGACCAGCGCCGTGATGAAGATCGACACCGGGATGGCCGTGAGCGCGATGATGGTCGGCCGCAAGGTGCCCAGGAAGAAGAACAGGATCACCGCCACGAAGATCGAGGCGCCGATCAGCTTGCCCTGCAGCGTGGTGATCGAGGCCTCGATGAAGCTGGCCTGACGGAAGGTGACACGCGGCGCTTCCATGCCGGCCGGCAGCGAGGCCTTCAGCCCCACCAGGGCGTCCTCGATGGACTTCGTCAGCGCGATCGTGTCGGCGGTCGGCTGCTTCTGGATGCCCAGGATCACGGCCGGCTTGCCTTCGTAGCCGGCATCGCCGCGCTTGGGTGCCGCCGCAAAGGTGACCTCGGCGATCTGGCGCATCAGGATGGGTTGGCCATCCTTGGCGGTAAGCGCCAGGTTGTTCAGGTCGTCCAGGCGCGAGGTGCGGCCCAGGTTGCGGATCAGGTACTCGCGCCCGTTCAACTCCAGGAAGCCGCCCGAGGTGTTGGACGAGTAGCCCTTCAGTGCGCCTTCAAGCTGGTCGTGCGTGATGCCGAGCTCCGCCATGCGGGTCGTGTTCGGCTGCACCTGGAACTGGCGGACCTCGCCGCCGATCGGGATGACCTGAGCGACGCCCGGCACCGACAGCAGCCGTGGGCGCAGCACCCAGTCGGCGTACTCGCGCACGGCCATCGCGCTGATCTTGCTCGGATCGACCGGAATGGCGATCTGCATGATCTCGCCCATGATCGAGCTGATCGGGCCCATGCGCGGCACCACGCCTTCGGCGATGCCTTCTTCCATCGAAGACAGCCGCTCCGACACCAGCTGCCGCGCGCGGAAAATGTCCGTGCTCCAGTCGAAGGTGACATAGAGGAAGGACAGGCCGGCCGACGAGGTCGAGCGCACGCTCTCTACGCCAGGCAGACCGTTCATGGTCGTCTCCAGCGGGAAGGTGATGAGCTGCTCCACCTCCTCGGCGGCCATGCCGCCGGCCTCGGTCATGATCGTGACGGTGGGCTTGTTGAGGTCCGGGAACACGTCCACCGGCGTGGTGGACAACGTGAACGCGCCGTAGGCCATCAGAACCACGCTGGCGATGATCACCAGCAGCCGGTTCGTCAGGCTGTTGTCGAGTAGCCACTTGAACATGTCAGCGCACCTGGTTGATCAAGGTGGCGCCTTGCGTCGCGACCCGGTCGCCCGGCTCCAGGCCCGACGTGACCGCGGCGTTGACGCCGTCCAGCGGCTCGGTGGTGACGGTTCGGGGCTCGAAGCGCTCCGGCGCCGTCTTGACCCACACGACGGTCTGGTTAGCCGGGTTCTTCATCAGCGAGGCGACGGGCACCGAGATGCCCTTGATCTTGTCCTTGGTCTGCACGAACACGCGCACCGGCTGGCCGACTGCCAGCAGGGTCAGCGCATCACCCTGAGCCCGGAAGGCGAGCGGCAGCGCCTGCTCGCGCAGGCTGCGCGTGGCGCCGATGAAGGTCAGCGGCACACGTTGGTTGCCCACGGCCATCGTCGCCGTGCCGATGTTCGCTGCGATGGCAGCGTCGAAGGCCAGCGCCTCGATGCGCAGCCGCGAGGGGTCGATGATCTCGAAGACCAGTTCGCGGGCATCGACCACCTGGCCGGCCACCACGTTGGCGGCGGCGATGACGCCGGACACTGGCGCGACCAGCGCCTCGCGGGTGGACAGGCCACCCCCGACGGCTGCGATGCGCGCCGTCAGGCTGGCGGCTTCGCTTTCGGCCGCTTCTATCTCCTTGCGCGGCACCGTGTCGGCCAGTTCCTGCAGGCGGGCGATGCGCTTGTCGGCCAGCGCCTTGGCGGCACGCAGTTCGGCGAGCTGCGCGGCCTGGTTGGAGCGTTCGATCGGCGCAGCCGACGGCACGACATAGGCCAGCACTTCACCCTTGCGTACCGCCTGCCCGGGGTTGGGCAGGCCGCGCGGGCCGGGCTCGATGCGGCCGGCGTTCAGCGGTTGCACCTTGCCACCGGCGTTCGGGTCCATCAGCACCTTGGCGCCCAGTTCCACGGTGCGTGGCAGTTCGGCAGCTTCGGTGACGAGCGTGCGCACGCCCAGCTGGCGCTGCGCCGGCTTGGGCAGGAAGACGCTGCCGTCGGGCTGCCGCTGCGGCCCGTTGGCGCTGGGCGCTGCGGGGGCGTCGCCGTGGTCGTGTCCTTCGCCGGCATGGACCGGGGCAAGCCCGGTCGAGGCGATCAGCAGCGCGAGGCTGGAGGCGATCAGGGCGCGCTTCATGCTGCACCCCCGGCGCGAACGCTGCGCGCACTCATCGCCCGGCGCCCACCCCAGGCGAGCAAGGCCAGCGCTGCCAGACCTCCGGCACCCCATGCTGCGTACTCAGTCCACGAGTGCGTGTGAACAGCCTCGTCGGCATGAGCCTCAATATGGATGTCGAGTTCACCGGCCAGCAGGTCGACCTCGGTGCCGGCGGTCACTGTGGCGGTGATGGGGAGCACGCCTTCCTTGGGGGCCTCGGGCAGCACGACCTCGTATTCGTCTTCGCCTTGTTTCTCGGCCTTGAACTTGGCGCCGCCGATCTCGAGTTCGATCTGCGCGCCGCGCACCGGGCTGTTGTCGCCGAAGCGGTCCAGGTACAGCGTGATCTGCTTGCCGCTGAGCACGCCCACGAGTTCGAAGGTTTCGGACACGGCCGAGAAGCGCGGCAGTGCCTGGCCGACGGCTGCGGGGGCAGCGTCACCGTGGTCATGGCCTTCGCCCGCCCATGCGGGCGAGCCAAGGAAGGTGGCCGCAACGAACAGCGCGGCCAGGGTGTGGGGGAGGTTCATGGATGGATTCCTGAAGAGTTCGATGCGTGGCAGGGCGTCACTGAGGAAGAAGGCCCAGGGCCTGCCGCCACGCGGAGATGGCTGCGGCGAGTTCGATGCGGGTGCGCGCGGCCTGGCGTTCGGCCTCGGTGGCCTCGGCCTCGATGCGCAGGCGAGTCGGCAGGTCGGTTTCGCCAAGGCGGAAGGACTTGTCGAAGAAGCCGCGAGACTCGCGGGCGAGCTGGGCGCGGCGCTCCGCAGCAGCAAGCTGGGCGCGGGAGGCGTCCACACGGACCTTTGCGGCCTCGCGTTCTGCGATCACACGCTCGCGTTCCAGCGCCAGTTGAGCCTGGACCTCGGTCGCTTCGGCGCGCGCGTTGGCGGTCCGGGCGTCGTGGCGGGGGCCGCCGCCGAAGGGGATGCGCACGCCCAGCGTGATGGTCTGCTGCGCTGCTTCGCCGAAGGCGCCGCGGTCGCGCGTGGTCGCCAGCATCAGCTCGGGATTCGCGCGCGACTGTGTCGAGGCCAGCGCTGCGGTCCGCTCGGCGACGGCAGCGCGATCCTTCAGCTCCAGCAGCGCGGCGTGGGCCTCCATGTCGGTCGCGGCCATGCCGGGGTCGGGCTCTGCCGCGGAGGCCGCCGCTTCGCTCGTCGCTGGCGCGGTTCCAGTCAGCGCCCGCAGATGCTGCCGGGCCGCTGCGAGGCCGGCTTCGGCCTGGGCCATGTTCGCCTCGGCACTTGCCACGGCGCCGTCGGCCTGGTGCTGGTCGGCGCGGGCTAGGTCGCCGGCTCTTGTGCGCCGGGCCACATCGGCAGCGATGCGGCGGGTGTTGTCGAGCTGGTCGCGGGCGCTGTCGACTTCGATGCGCGCTCGTTGCCACTGCCACCACGCCTCGCGGACGGTCGCGGCAACGCGCAGTTGCGCTGCAGTGGCGCGGCTCTCGATCGCCGCACCTTCTGCTTCCGCGAGTGCTGCGCTCCTGCCACGCTCACCGGGCAGCCAGAGCGGCACGGCGACACCGACCTCGAGTTCTCGAGCACCTTGGTTGCGGTTCAGGCGGTCGGTCTTGTTCGAGATTTCCAGGGCTGCGGGTTCCGGCGTCCAGGCTGTCGCCGCGCTCTGCTGCGCACGCACGGCGTTGCGCCGCGCCTGCAGGGCCATGGCCTCGGGCTGGCGGGCCCAGGCGGCGTCGAAGACCTGCCGCAGGCTCAGGGAGGCCGCGGCAGTCTGGGGCGCTGCCGGCGCAACCGATGTAGAGGCGGGCTGCGCCTGCACGGCGATGCTGAAGACGGCCACGGCAGCCGTCGCACCCGCGCGCAGCAGCCTGGCCCTTGTTCGAGTTCTTGGATTCATCCGATGCTCCAGTGTTGAAAACAACCCACGGGAGATCGGCAAGCAACGACCAAGAGGTCGCGTCGTGCCTGAAAGCGCCGCACGCTGCGGCGCGCACTCAGGCGCGAACGGGCTTCAGAGAAGGAAGAGACCCGCCTCGCCGATCAGGCGAGGGGCCGCCACTGAGGGCGTTCGGGTCGGGTCGGTGCGTGCGCACCGCCGGCTTCGTCCAGGGTGGCGCTGGGGTGCGCCGTCGAAAGCGCGCCGGGCAGGCCCGACGGCAGGGTGAGCATCACGCTGCAGTAGCCGTGGCAGTGACCGCAGTCCAGGTCCATGGCGCCGGGTGCCTTTTCGCCCGCGGCATCTGCAGTCGCAACCAGGTCCGCAACCGTCTCGGCGTTGCCGATGGTGTCCGCGTGGTGCTGGTGCTCGTGGTGACCGAAGTGCGCTGCGCCGGCCTGCTCCTCGTGCCCGCAATACGACGCCACGGCCGCCCAGCTGAACTGGAGCGGCAGAAGGGCGAGCAGGACTATGGCGAGAATTCGACGCACAGATAAGAGTCTAGCGGCTACAGGGTTGGCCTCGTCGCCCCCAAGGCGACCGGGCTGTGGGGTTTCACCACTTCGAGGCGCGCACACGCGCGACGTTTCGGTTCATGCGGTGGCGGATGACCCGTTCGTACAGCCAGCGTTTCACGCCCGACAGATTGGAGCCGTGGCGCGCGTAGAAGGCATCGGGGCTGTCGAAGACGCCGAAGTCGTCGGCGATGCCTTCCTTCTGGATGTAGGCGTCCTGGCCGCGCCAATCGACGCCGGGCGCCGACAGGTCGGGCGTGGCGGCGCCGTAGCCGCAGAAGCGCCGTGCCTGCGGGAAGCGGCGCTGCAGGCTGGCCAGGTAGGGTGCATCGAGAATGAAGCCTTCCAGCGCGATCCACCGGCCTTCCAGGCTGACCTCGACCCAGCTGTGGATGATGCGCTGCGGGGCCAGCCAATAGGCGAGGCCGGTGATCGCACCCTTCTGCAGCGGCTTGTCGATCGTGAAGCCGTGGAAGCGGCAGGGGATGCCCACCGCACGCAGCAAGGCCATCAGCAACGTGCTCTTGGTGTTGCACTGGCCGATGCCGTCGGCCAGCACCCGGGATGCCGGCAGCTCGTCGCCTTCGTTGTAGCCAAAAGCAATCTCGTTGCGGACGAAGTCGTAGACGGCGCCGATGCGGTCGTAGGGGCTCAGGGTTAGCCAATCGCGACGGGCGACCAGTGCCTCAATTTCTGGGTGATGGAGGTCGAGCAGCGGTGACGCAGTCAGCAGGGTGTGCATCGCGTCAGACATGGTGTGGCTCCTTCAGGCATGTGCCGGCACGGGGCGCAGTTCTGCCCGGGCCTGCTGGATGACGGAACGGGCGGCGCTCAGCGCCAGCACGCCCATGACCGCGGCGACGGCAAGATCGGGCCAGCCGCTGCCGGTGCCGAACACGCCCAGCGCCGCGGCCATCACGGCCAAGTTGCCGATCGCGTCATTGCGGCTGCAAAGCCACACCGAGCGCATGTTGGCATCGCCCTCGCGCCAGGCGTAGAGCATCGCGGCGACCGACACGTTGGCCAGCAGCGCCAGGGCACCGATGGCGCCCATCGTCACCGGCTCGGGCACGGTGCCGGAGGCCGCCGACCAGGCGGCCCGGCCGAGCACGAAGATGCCGAAGGCGCCCATGGTCAGTCCCTTGAAGAGCGCAGCGCGTGCGCGCCAGGTCAGCGCCATGCCCAGCACGAGCAGCGAGATGCCGTAGTTGGCGGCATCGCCG is drawn from Methylibium petroleiphilum PM1 and contains these coding sequences:
- a CDS encoding efflux RND transporter permease subunit, with the translated sequence MFKWLLDNSLTNRLLVIIASVVLMAYGAFTLSTTPVDVFPDLNKPTVTIMTEAGGMAAEEVEQLITFPLETTMNGLPGVESVRSTSSAGLSFLYVTFDWSTDIFRARQLVSERLSSMEEGIAEGVVPRMGPISSIMGEIMQIAIPVDPSKISAMAVREYADWVLRPRLLSVPGVAQVIPIGGEVRQFQVQPNTTRMAELGITHDQLEGALKGYSSNTSGGFLELNGREYLIRNLGRTSRLDDLNNLALTAKDGQPILMRQIAEVTFAAAPKRGDAGYEGKPAVILGIQKQPTADTIALTKSIEDALVGLKASLPAGMEAPRVTFRQASFIEASITTLQGKLIGASIFVAVILFFFLGTLRPTIIALTAIPVSIFITALVFKYFGLSINTMTLGGLAIAIGGLVDDAVVGVENVLRRLKSDRANHPDHRLHPIEIVARATMEVRSAILYATVIIVLVFIPLFALPGLEGKLFVPLGIAFIVSTLASLIVSVTVTPVLSFYLLPRMKNLDHGDTKVLAWLKAHYRGSLQGVLDRPKAAMAAAGAAVLVAAAAVPFFPTTFLPPFNEGTLLVGLRLNPGVTLTETSALARQAEVLIKQVPEVTHVGRRSGRAELDEHAEGVHVSELDVGLKPTAELTRSMDEIKADIRARLVNLPAALEIGQPISHRIDHMLSGVRSQIAIKIFGEDLDALRGQADALRAKLAAIPGIADLQIEKQVLAPQIKVRIDYAAAAQYGVPAPQVLNALQALVEGEKVTQIVEGSRRFALVVKLPESARSVEGLGQILIETPTGRIPLSKIATIEDGDGPNQISRDDGKRRIVLSANASGRALSEIVADIRQVVAETKLPEGYFITLGGQFQAQEEASRLVGLLSIVSLTLMFVVLYSRYKSAALSALIMVNIPLALVGAVIGLWLSGQPLSVAALVGFITLAGISVRNGILKVSHYINLMRFEGESFDQKMILRGSMERLSPVLMTALVTAFALAPLLFEAEQPGTEVLHPVAVVIFSGLISSTLLDTFLTPAMFWLFGRRSAEALMDDKDAEAL
- a CDS encoding efflux RND transporter periplasmic adaptor subunit; translation: MKRALIASSLALLIASTGLAPVHAGEGHDHGDAPAAPSANGPQRQPDGSVFLPKPAQRQLGVRTLVTEAAELPRTVELGAKVLMDPNAGGKVQPLNAGRIEPGPRGLPNPGQAVRKGEVLAYVVPSAAPIERSNQAAQLAELRAAKALADKRIARLQELADTVPRKEIEAAESEAASLTARIAAVGGGLSTREALVAPVSGVIAAANVVAGQVVDARELVFEIIDPSRLRIEALAFDAAIAANIGTATMAVGNQRVPLTFIGATRSLREQALPLAFRAQGDALTLLAVGQPVRVFVQTKDKIKGISVPVASLMKNPANQTVVWVKTAPERFEPRTVTTEPLDGVNAAVTSGLEPGDRVATQGATLINQVR
- a CDS encoding TolC family protein, producing MNPRTRTRARLLRAGATAAVAVFSIAVQAQPASTSVAPAAPQTAAASLSLRQVFDAAWARQPEAMALQARRNAVRAQQSAATAWTPEPAALEISNKTDRLNRNQGARELEVGVAVPLWLPGERGRSAALAEAEGAAIESRATAAQLRVAATVREAWWQWQRARIEVDSARDQLDNTRRIAADVARRTRAGDLARADQHQADGAVASAEANMAQAEAGLAAARQHLRALTGTAPATSEAAASAAEPDPGMAATDMEAHAALLELKDRAAVAERTAALASTQSRANPELMLATTRDRGAFGEAAQQTITLGVRIPFGGGPRHDARTANARAEATEVQAQLALERERVIAEREAAKVRVDASRAQLAAAERRAQLARESRGFFDKSFRLGETDLPTRLRIEAEATEAERQAARTRIELAAAISAWRQALGLLPQ
- a CDS encoding transglutaminase-like domain-containing protein, which encodes MSDAMHTLLTASPLLDLHHPEIEALVARRDWLTLSPYDRIGAVYDFVRNEIAFGYNEGDELPASRVLADGIGQCNTKSTLLMALLRAVGIPCRFHGFTIDKPLQKGAITGLAYWLAPQRIIHSWVEVSLEGRWIALEGFILDAPYLASLQRRFPQARRFCGYGAATPDLSAPGVDWRGQDAYIQKEGIADDFGVFDSPDAFYARHGSNLSGVKRWLYERVIRHRMNRNVARVRASKW
- a CDS encoding cation transporter produces the protein MSDSCCSHGCAAPPASQSPRYRRVLWAALFINAAMFGIELAGGLRAGSVSLLADAVDFFGDAANYGISLLVLGMALTWRARAALFKGLTMGAFGIFVLGRAAWSAASGTVPEPVTMGAIGALALLANVSVAAMLYAWREGDANMRSVWLCSRNDAIGNLAVMAAALGVFGTGSGWPDLAVAAVMGVLALSAARSVIQQARAELRPVPAHA